The Pukyongia salina genome segment CTCTAATGCAGAGTCTAAAACTTGGTCCTGTGACCCTTACCACTCTTTCGGGTGAACAATTGAAGGTAAGTAGCAACGAAAACGACATCCTGATAACAGATAGTAAAGGAAAGGTTGCTAAAATTGGAAAGAGTGATATCCAGGGAACCAATGGAGTATTGCACATAGTGGACAATGTCCTGGGAATGGATTAGAACACGTTCACTTCGGGTTCTATATAGATGCCGAATAATTCTTTTATTTCTTTCTGAATCTTTAGCGCCAGTTCCCAGATCTCGGCACCGGTAGCATTTCCGTGATTTACCAATACAAGCGCCTGGTGTTCGTGGATCCCGGCATCCCCAAATCGTTTTCCCTTAAAGCCTGCCTTGTCTATTAGCCAACCGGCAGGAATTTTGAATTCGGTTGCCGAAACTTCGTAAAACGGCGCATCCGGATGATTGTTTCTGAAACGTTTAAAATCTTCGGAAGAAAGTACGGGATTCTTAAAAAAACTACCACTATTTCCTAAGATGTTAGGATCGGGTAATTTCGATCTGCGAATCGCGATCACTGCCTCCGAAATATCTCTTATGGTTGGTTGTGTGATATTTCTTTGTGCCAAAACATCGCCGATCGCACCGTAGCTTATATTAAGCTTGTGGTCTTTTTTGGTGAGTTTCAAAGTAACCGAGGTAATGATATATTGGTCTTTCGCCTCGTTCTTAAAGATCGAATTGCGATACCCGAATTTACATGCCTTCTTATCAAATATCACTTCCTTGCCAGTAGCTAATTCCAAGGCTGTACACTGCACGAACACATCCTCCAGCTCCACTCCGTATGCACCTATGTTCTGAATTGGGGCAGTTCCCGTATTTCCCGGGATGAGAGAAAGATTTTCAATACCGCCAAAGTCATTTTCAATACTATACATTACCAGCTCGTGCCAGTTTTCTCCGGCCATGACTTTCAGTAGAACATCCGATTCAGTTTCAGAAATAACATCTATACCCTTTAGGTTGATGTGTATCACCAGTTTTTCAAGGGGTCCGGTAAGTAACATATTACTTCCTCCACCCAGGATAAAAAGCTCCTCCTTGTCGTATTGGTTAATAATAGTCCTGAGATCTTCAACAGAGTCCACCGAAATAAACGCACTCGCATTCACATCAATACCAAAAGTATTGTAAGCGCGCAGCGATTTGTTCTTTTCGATCTGCATTAGCCGGGGTATTGTTCAAGGGCAGCCTTTAATATTTTTACGGCTTTGATAAGGCTTTCTTTGCGAAGAACATATGCGATCCGGATCTGGTTCTTTCCAACACCCTCTGTAGAGTAAAATCCGGCAGCAGGCGCCACCATTACGGTTTCTCCATCCACGTCGAAGGATTCCAGCAGCCATTGAGCAAAGTCGTCACTGTTCTCTATTGGCAGTTCCGCGATACAATAAAACGCTCCTTTAGGGTAGCCAACTTTTACTCCGGGTATTCCTTTCAATAGGTTTATAAGGGTATCCCTTCTGTCTTTATATTCGGCTATCACCTCGTCGAAGTATTGCTGTGGGGTATTGAGAGCC includes the following:
- the murB gene encoding UDP-N-acetylmuramate dehydrogenase, whose protein sequence is MQIEKNKSLRAYNTFGIDVNASAFISVDSVEDLRTIINQYDKEELFILGGGSNMLLTGPLEKLVIHINLKGIDVISETESDVLLKVMAGENWHELVMYSIENDFGGIENLSLIPGNTGTAPIQNIGAYGVELEDVFVQCTALELATGKEVIFDKKACKFGYRNSIFKNEAKDQYIITSVTLKLTKKDHKLNISYGAIGDVLAQRNITQPTIRDISEAVIAIRRSKLPDPNILGNSGSFFKNPVLSSEDFKRFRNNHPDAPFYEVSATEFKIPAGWLIDKAGFKGKRFGDAGIHEHQALVLVNHGNATGAEIWELALKIQKEIKELFGIYIEPEVNVF